Proteins from one Triticum aestivum cultivar Chinese Spring chromosome 7A, IWGSC CS RefSeq v2.1, whole genome shotgun sequence genomic window:
- the LOC123147475 gene encoding transcription factor ICE1 (The sequence of the model RefSeq protein was modified relative to this genomic sequence to represent the inferred CDS: added 104 bases not found in genome assembly), with amino-acid sequence MLSRFNNSLWMQEDDGHEQQGLGHEQPPAMGMMPMMGQEAGHHHDQHLLAMPTGGGGGFRAPSMLDEDWYFGAGAVGDGAANGSMALVPAAMEASGSSSGFGAGPQMFPLLNLGGTGPFDVSGFDLGGSGTGGGDFTAFLGAGNASNTSPVSLLPHRNTGFLGSFGGFGTAPAQMTEFGGLAGFDLFDTGAGGGGGGGSGSSSEGPAAPVSLTAPFSGRGKAAVLRPLEIFPPVGAQPTLFQKRALRRNAGEEDDDRKRKAAVAAEGSALSAGCDTMLDDADEDMGSIDASGLNYDSEDGRDVEESGRKDGKESNANSTVTGGAAAEGKGKKKGMPAKNLMAERRRRKKLNDRLYMLRSVVPKISKMDRASILGDAIEYLKELLHKISNLQNELESSPSMPSLPPTPTSFHPVTPTLPALPSRVKEELCPSALPSPTGQQPTVEVRLREGRAVNIHMLCPRRPGLVLSAMKAIEALGLDVQQAVISCFNGFALDVFKAEQCKDGPGLQPEEIKAVLLQSAGFHLPAM; translated from the exons GATGGGGCAGGAGGCTGGGCACCACCACGACCAGCACCTCCTGGCTATGCCCACGGGGGGAGGCGGCGGGTTCCGCGCCCCGTCGATGCTTGATGAGGACTGGTACTTCGGCGCGGGCGCGGTTGGCGACGGCGCCGCGAACGGGTCCATGGCCCTGGTGCCGGCCGCCATGGAAGCATCGGGGTCCAGCTCCGGCTTCGGAGCCGGTCCACAGATGTTCCCGCTCCTCAACCTGGGCGGTACCGGACCGTTCGACGTCTCTGGGTTCGACCTCGGCGGCTCCGGCACTGGAGGCGGCGACTTCACGGCGTTCCTTGGCGCCGGCAACGCGTCGAATACATCGCCGGTTTCCCTGCTGCCGCATCGGAACACAGGGTTTCTCGGCTCCTTCGGCGGCTTCGGCACCGCACCGGCACAGATGACAGAGTTTGGTGGCCTCGCCGGTTTCGACTTGTTCGACACCGGTGCCGggggcggaggcgggggcgggAGCGGCTCCTCCTCAGAGGGGCCGGCTGCTCCAGTGTCCTTGACCGCTCCTTTCTCCGGTCGCGGCAAGGCGGCGGTGCTGCGGCCGCTGGAGATCTTCCCGCCGGTGGGCGCGCAGCCAACGCTCTTCCAGAAGCGCGCACTACGGCGTAATGCCggcgaagaggacgacgacaggaagcgtaaggcggcggtggcggcggaaggAAGCGCCCTGTCCGCGGGCTGTGACACCATGCTCGACGACGCCGACGAGGACATGGGCAGCATTGACGCGTCCGGGCTGAATTACGACTCGGAGGACGGGAGGGACGTGGAGGAGAGCGGCAGGAAGGACGGCAAGGAGTCGAACGCCAACAGCACGGTGACCGGCGGCGCTGCGGCTGAagggaaaggaaagaagaagggaatGCCAGCCAAGAACCTCATGGCGGAGCGTCGTCGTCGGAAGAAGCTCAATGACCGGCTCTACATGCTCAGGTCCGTCGTGCCGAAGATCAGCAAG ATGGACAGGGCTTCGATTCTCGGTGACGCGATCGAGTACCTCAAGGAGCTCCTGCACAAGATCAGCAATCTTCAGAATGAGCTTGAATCATCCCCTTCCATGCCCTCGCTGCCTCCGACGCCCACAAGCTTCCACCCTGTGACTCCGACGTTGCCCGCGCTGCCGTCCCGCGTGAAGGAGGAGCTCTGCCCGAGTGCGCTGCCAAGCCCTACCGGCCAGCAGCCAACC GTTGAGGTTAGGCTCCGGGAAGGCCGGGCCGTCAACATCCACATGCTGTGCCCTCGCAGGCCCGGGCTTGTGCTCTCTGCCATGAAGGCGATCGAAGCCCTTGGTCTTGATGTGCAGCAGGCCGTTATCAGCTGCTTCAATGGCTTTGCCTTGGACGTCTTCAAGGCTGAG cAATGCAAGGATGGCCCTGGTCTTCAGCCCGAGGAGATCAAGGCGGTTCTCTTGCAATCCGCGGGGTTCCATCTTCCCGCGAtgtag
- the LOC123147474 gene encoding actin-related protein 3, whose translation MDPSERPAVVFDNGTGYSKLGFAGNSEPSFTIPTVVAVNESFLDQSEQCSSANWLAQYNAGVMADLDFFIGDEALSHFKSSGLYSLRSPIRHGQVNDWDTMERFWQQSIFNYLRCNPEEHYFLLTDSPVSTPESRECMGEIMFETFNVPGLYISVQSVLSLSAGFAYLKSLSEEDSEDSVSDMTGVVVDIGDGAPHIVPVVNGYVIGSSIKSFPLSGSDVTQFVMQLLQERGELLPPDDALDIARRVKETYCYTPSDIVKEFKKHDSKPSKYIKQWSAIKPKTGVPYTVDIGYERFLGPEIFFHPEMYSPDFSTPLPELIDSCVQSAPIDTRRALYKNIVLSGGTTMFKDFHKRLQNNIKKIVDERVAETNARHRVEVKPVEVNVVTHPIQSYAVWFGGSVAASSHEFFECCHTKEDYEEHGASICRTSTVFKGMY comes from the exons aTGGACCCCTCCGAGCGCCCCGCCGTCGTATTCGACAACGGCACCGG GTATAGCAAACTTGGGTTTGCTGGTAACTCCGAGCCGTCTTTCACCATCCCTACTGTAGTAGCTGTGAATGAATCTTTCTTGGACCAATCAGAGCAGTGCAGTAGTGCAAATTGGCTAGCACAGTATAATGCAGGTGTCATGGCTGATCTTGATTTTTTTATCGGGGATGAGGCTCTGTCACATTTCAAATCTAGTGGCCTGTACAGTTTAAGAAGCCCAATTCGTCATGGTCAG GTGAATGACTGGGATACAATGGAGAGATTTTGGCAGCAATCCATTTTCAATTATCTACGGTGCAATCCTGAGGAACACTACTTCCTACTTACAGATAGTCCTGTCAGTACGCCGGAAAGTCGTGAATGTATGGGAGAAATTATGTTTGAGACCTTTAATGTCCCTGGTCTATATATTTCTGTGCAATCTGTGCTCAGCCTTTCTGCTGGATTTGCATATCTGAAAAGTCTTTCTGAAGAGGATTCAGAAGATTCTGTG TCTGATATGACAGGTGTAGTAGTTGACATTGGGGATGGAGCTCCACATATTGTGCCAGTTGTGAACGGCTATGTAATTGGGAGTAGCATAAAGTCTTTTCCTCTTTCCGGAAGTGATGTAACTCAGTTTGTTATGCAGCTCTTACAG GAAAGGGGTGAGCTTCTTCCACCTGATGATGCTTTGGATATAGCTCGTAGGGTGAAAGAAACGTATTGCTATACTCCTTCAGACATTGTCAAG GAGTTCAAGAAGCATGACAGCAAGCCTAGTAAATATATCAAACAATGGTCTGCAATCAAACCGAAGACTGGGGTTCCATACACAGTTGACATTGGATATGAGCGTTTTCTTGGACCAGAG ATCTTCTTCCATCCTGAGATGTATTCTCCTGACTTCTCCACTCCTTTACCTGAACTGATTGACAGCTGTGTTCAATCTGCGCCAATTGACACAAGGAGAGCTTTGTATAAG AACATAGTATTATCTGGTGGAACTACCATGTTTAAAGACTTCCACAAGAGACTCCAAAATAATATAAAGAAGATAGTAGACGAACGTGTTGCCGAAACTAATGCGCGTCATCGCGTGGAGGTGAAA CCTGTTGAGGTCAACGTAGTCACCCATCCTATACAGAGCTATGCAGTTTGGTTTGGGGGTTCTGTAGCTGCATCCAGCCATGAATTCTTCGAG TGCTGCCACACAAAGGAAGATTACGAGGAGCATGGAGCAAGCATCTGCCGAACAAGCACCGTTTTCAAAGGAATGTACTGA